The sequence TAGGTTTTTAGTAATTTTGTTATTGAACTGGCAATTAAATCATTGGCCCGATCAAGACGATTTGCAATATCCCGGTTAGTTTCATCACTATTGCAGCCCCCTAATGAATCATGGGCTTGTGATGTTGTTAATAATTTTAAAACCTCACGAATTAATTCAGCAGGATAAGTTCCTCCCATCATATGGTAATAAGTTGCTAATGGTTCAAAAGCATTATATAAACGATATTCAACCGCCTTAGTTTTAATTTTAAGATCAACACGTTGTGAACCAATTGTTTTATGAACTCTAGCAAAAGCTGGGGATTTTAACTCCCCCTTAACTGTTGCTAAATTAGTAAATTGATTATCAGCAAAATATTCATCGTAATCTGCTAATTTTCAGGCATGTTCTTGGTCCAAATCATTTAGTTTATCAATGAATTCAGCTAATAGTTTTGAAATTGGGGCTTGGTCACCCCCAAAAGGTAATAAGATATTATTTGTTACTTTTGTTTTTGCTTTTAGCGTATTTAAAATATCGCTAAAACTTGTTAAAAATAACTGTGCTTCGGTCGCAAGATTTTCATTTGTTAGTCTTTGATATGGAAAATGACTTCCCATTACTCAGTAACCAAAATAGAAATTGTAAGCGAGAATTTTTGTCCCATCAAGCCCTTCCCATCAGTGGATAGTTCCCTCTTCAAGGTCAGCTGGACGGGCTCCGCGCCAATAAATAAATTGATCTAAGCCAAACTGGCGATAAATTTGGGGCATTTGTGAAGTATGCCCAAATGAATCTGGGACATAAGCTGTTGTTAAATATTGGCCATGATAATTTTCAACTAACGTAATCCCTAATAATAAATTCCGAACAATTGATTCAGATGTTAAATTAAAGAAATCTGGTTGGGTATATCACGGTCCAACAATTAATTTTTTGGTAGCTAACGCTTTAAATAAAATAGCGTTATTATCATCTTTAAAATACGTTAGATAATCTTCAATGATTGATGTTTGCCCATCATATGTAAAACTAAAACAATTCGGATTCTGACGATATAACTTTAAATATTCTAATAAATTAGCCGATAAAAAGACATCTGAATCTTGTTTTGTAAAATATCATTCTTTATCTCAGTGTGTATGTGGTACAACGGTAATTGTTCATTTCTTCATTTTGTCATATCCTATTCTTAATCTTTTTTAATTTTAACACCAACAACTGACGGATCTTTTTTATTTTTTTTACGACGGAATAAATTAGTAAAGGAAATTCATCCTCTTTGAATTGAATAGCCTCAATCAACAAAGTAATTTTTAATTCCTGTTCCAATTCAAATTCAATATTCTTTTGTACTTTTAATTCGATTATGCCAAGTTCTTTTGAATCAATGATTCATTTTTTTCCCAGCTAATTTTGGTTTTGTAAATAATAATTTTAAATTGTTTTTCGCATTTTTGCGGGCTATTTTACGTGATAATTTTTCTTCTTTTAATAATTGCGCTTCTTCCCCTTTGATTTTTGGTTTCAGTAACCCTGCAATGACAGCTGTTGTTACTACTCCAGCTAGAATAGCTAAAAGTCATGCCATTGGTCAAAATGGAGCTGAATTCTGTTGAATATATCCTAGGAAAGTTCCCAACGGTGATCCTAAACCAGCCGCGAATTTAACATCTCACAATGTTACAAGAATCGCTGCTACAACCGAACCAGCAATATTGGCCGGAATAATACGAATTGGATCAGCAGCAGCAAATGGAATTGCTCCTTCTGTAATCCCAACCATTCCTGTTCCAAAAGCGGCTTTCCCCATAATTCTTTGATTTTTTGGGTAGCGATTTTTAAAGATAATAGTTGATAATCACATTCCTAGTGGTGGTACCGAAATTGCGGCTTGGGTTGCTGTTCCAGGAATAAAGTTTGCATCCCAGAATGTTTTCCCTTCCGCCATTGCTTGCGCTAATGTTTGATAGAAAATAACTGTCCCAAACACTAAAGCAGTTTTATTTAATGGCCCTCCTAGATCAAAGGCAATCATTATCGCAACAACAATCGCAATAATTATTCCTGTTGAAGCAAATTTTTCTTGTAAAGCACTTAAGCCATCAAACATTCCTAATACTAAACCGGCAATTGGTGCTCCAATCACAAATTTAACAAAAGTTGCCATAATAAATGTTGCTAAAATTGGAATAATCATTAATGGGACAATTGGTTGTAAAACTTTTGGTCAACGAATAATTTTTAATAATTGAACTAAGTATCCACTTAAAAGTCCAACAACAATTGCGCCAATAAAACCAGCTCCTGGTTCAATTGGAGAATTAGTTGTTCCAACTGTTACATCAATTCCTAACATTTTATTATCATTAATAATTCATCCAGCAATCATTGCTGGGGCTAATCCGGGTTTATCGGCAATTGAATAAGCCGTAAACCCTGCAAATAATGGAATCATTAGTTTAAACCCTAAGGCTCCAACATCCATCATAAATTGGGGTAGTTTTCTTGTTCCCAATACTCAGTTTTGGCCATAATCCCCATAGTTATCGACATATTCAGTTTGGAAAGCACATAGATTAGCAATCGCCATTAGAATCCCTGCCGCAATTGTCATTGGAATCATTCATGAAATTCCAGTCATCAAGTGCGATAGCATTCCTCGTTTTTTTGTTGTTCCAAAAGTAACAGCCCCCACTTTTGTTCCTTTTTTCCCGTGAATTGTTCCTTGTTCTAAAGCTGTATCAATTAATTGGGCTGGATTTTTAATGGCAAAATTAACTCCTGTTTTAAAAAGTTTTTTATCATTAAAACGCGATAAATCAATTTTGACATCAGCAGCAATAATAACAAGATCCGCTTGGGCAATTTGTTCAGCGGTTAAAACATTTTCCGCCCCAATTGTTCCTTGCGTTTCAACATTAATTTCAAAACCCTTTTCACTGGCGGCTTTTTTTAAACTATCAGCTGCCATATAAGTATGAGCAACACCCGCCGCACAGGCAGTAATTGCTACAATTTTTATTTTATCTGTTGTCATTTTTTGTCTCCTTTCTACTAACTACTAAAATCAAAATCAAGGTAAAACTTAACTGGGTCATAGCCAAATTTGGCAATTGGAGAAAATGATACTAAAAATCTTATAGTATATATTTGTGATGATTCTTTTTGATATGGTTTTACTACTGTAGTAATATTATTTTTATCATCCAAATTAAAGATTTTGCCATTTGATCAAAGTTTTTGAATATTTAAATATGAATAGTTTTCCCCCTGACCAGAGTCAGTCTGTTGGTTATCATTTTTAAAGCGAACAATGTTGTTATCACCATTTGTTCATTTAAAATCTTCCATTGTATTACTATCATCTTGGTAATCAAAAATCCATTTTTCGTCTGGATCGGCTCCTACTTGTGCCGCTTTAAAATTTGCTATTCTTGTTGTAAAATAGTAACTTTGAAATAAGCTAGCATCAATATTGTTGTTTTGATAAAAACTATCTTCTTCACCTGTTAATGTTTTTTGTTCTTTGACATTTGTTGTAATATAATTGCTAGCAAGATTAGTAATGGCATCGGAAGCAGTTCGCGCATGCGCAATTGAATCTTGCTGAGTTGGGTCTTCTAAATCACTAACGGCTGGTTTTGGCATTGGAAACGCCCCAATTGTCCCAGGATTAGTAATTTCTCCGGCTGAGGATGTTTGATATCCCGCTTGCTCTTGCAAACGATTCATTATTTGATAAATTGTTTCAACATTTAAAGGTGGTGTTCCTCATGAACACGCAATTAAAGTTGTTGCAGTTGTATTAAGTAAAGTAACCATTGGCAAG is a genomic window of Spiroplasma syrphidicola EA-1 containing:
- a CDS encoding PTS fructose transporter subunit IIC — protein: MTTDKIKIVAITACAAGVAHTYMAADSLKKAASEKGFEINVETQGTIGAENVLTAEQIAQADLVIIAADVKIDLSRFNDKKLFKTGVNFAIKNPAQLIDTALEQGTIHGKKGTKVGAVTFGTTKKRGMLSHLMTGISWMIPMTIAAGILMAIANLCAFQTEYVDNYGDYGQNWVLGTRKLPQFMMDVGALGFKLMIPLFAGFTAYSIADKPGLAPAMIAGWIINDNKMLGIDVTVGTTNSPIEPGAGFIGAIVVGLLSGYLVQLLKIIRWPKVLQPIVPLMIIPILATFIMATFVKFVIGAPIAGLVLGMFDGLSALQEKFASTGIIIAIVVAIMIAFDLGGPLNKTALVFGTVIFYQTLAQAMAEGKTFWDANFIPGTATQAAISVPPLGMWLSTIIFKNRYPKNQRIMGKAAFGTGMVGITEGAIPFAAADPIRIIPANIAGSVVAAILVTLWDVKFAAGLGSPLGTFLGYIQQNSAPFWPMAWLLAILAGVVTTAVIAGLLKPKIKGEEAQLLKEEKLSRKIARKNAKNNLKLLFTKPKLAGKKMNHWFKRTWHNRIKSTKEYWIWIGTGIKNYFVDWGYSIQRGWISFTNLFRRKKNKKDPSVVGVKIKKD